One Klebsiella electrica genomic window, CCAGTATCGCGGCTGCTGATTGTGCTCAAAACTGGCAGGATCGAGCTTAGCCAGCAGCGCCTGAGCGCCCTGGAAATCGTTCTGCGCCAGCTTCACTTCGACGGCCAGCAGGGATTGTTCGCGGGTCTGGGTGCTGTTGAGATTAGACGGCAGCTGGTTGAACAGATCGATGGCCTGCTGTTTTTTGCCTTCCTGCAACAGTGCACGAATGGCGAGTAATTGCCAGTTGGTCTTGCTATCATTCGAACTTTGCTGCATTTGCTGGAGGTAGTAACTGGAATCTGCCTGTGCCGTACCCTGTAAAAACGCCGTGCTTTGATCCGGGGTATGGGTGCCGCAGCCAGCGAAGATCAATGCAGCCAGCAGTACGGGCAGACAACGCGCGGGTTTAGAACGAAGAAATGTTGACGGTACCATATGTATCCAGTGATATTTTTTTGGCTCAATGCTCAATATTAATTCGGCAATACGGACGAGACAATGAAACAACACGAATCAGCAGATAATTCTCAGGGGCAGCTCTATATTGTGCCCACTCCGATCGGAAATCTGTCTGATATCACGCAGCGTGCCCTGGAAGTGCTACAAGCCGTTGATTTAGTTGCTGCGGAAGATACCCGCCACACCGGTTTGCTGCTCCAGCATTTTGCGATTAACGCCCGTTTATTTGCGCTGCACGACCACAATGAACAGCAAAAAGCTGAAACACTTCTGGCGAAATTAAAAGACGGGCAGAACATTGCGCTGGTGTCTGACGCCGGGACACCGCTGATCAACGATCCTGGCTATCACCTGGTACGGGCCTGTCGCGAAGCGAATATCCGCGTGGTGCCGCTTCCGGGCCCCTGTGCCGCCATTGCGGCGTTAAGCGCGGCGGGCTTGCCTTCCGATCGTTTCTGCTACGAAGGTTTTCTGCCGGCAAAATCGAAAGGTCGCCGCGATACCCTGAAGGCGCTGGAAGAAGAGCCGCGCACGATTATCTTTTACGAATCAACCCACCGCCTGCTGGAAAGCCTGGAAGATATCTGCACGGTGCTGGGAGAATCCCGCTACGTGGTGCTGGCGCGTGAGCTGACCAAAACCTGGGAATCCATTCACGGCGCGCCCATTGGCGAGTTGCTGGCGTGGGTGAAAGAAGATGAGAACCGACGTAAAGGCGAGATGGTGCTGATCGTCGAAGGGTTTAAAGCGCAGGAAGAGGCCCTGCCGGCAGTCGCGCTGCGCACGCTGGCCCTGCTGCAGGCGGAACTGCCGCTGAAAAAAGCCTCTGCGCTGGCCGCGGAAATTCACGGCGTGAAAAAAAATGCGCTGTATAAATATGCCCTGGAGCAGCAGGGATAA contains:
- the rsmI gene encoding 16S rRNA (cytidine(1402)-2'-O)-methyltransferase, which encodes MKQHESADNSQGQLYIVPTPIGNLSDITQRALEVLQAVDLVAAEDTRHTGLLLQHFAINARLFALHDHNEQQKAETLLAKLKDGQNIALVSDAGTPLINDPGYHLVRACREANIRVVPLPGPCAAIAALSAAGLPSDRFCYEGFLPAKSKGRRDTLKALEEEPRTIIFYESTHRLLESLEDICTVLGESRYVVLARELTKTWESIHGAPIGELLAWVKEDENRRKGEMVLIVEGFKAQEEALPAVALRTLALLQAELPLKKASALAAEIHGVKKNALYKYALEQQG